AGTTCGATGGCCGTGCCGAATTGTCCACCTGGATTTATCGCATTGGGGTGAATGCCAGCCTGATGGCGCTGCGCAAAAAACGCTCGCAGCGCCGCAAGGAAGAATCCATTGAAGTGCCGGAATTTGAGGACATCCGCAGCCGCGAGCTGATGGACTGGAACACCGATCCGGCGCGCGAGCTGCTCAAGACCGAAATGCGCGAGGTGATGGAAACCGCGATTGGCAAGTTGCCGCCCAAGTATCGCGTCGTTTTCGTGCTGCGCGACCTGGAGGGCCTTTCCATCGCGGAGACGAGCAAAGCCCTCGGCCTCTCCGCCGCCAATGTCAAAGTTCGTTTGATGCGCGCGCGTTTGTTTTTGCGCGAAGCCTTGGGCCAATACTT
This genomic stretch from candidate division KSB1 bacterium harbors:
- a CDS encoding sigma-70 family RNA polymerase sigma factor, giving the protein MKSDGRLLAAVRRGDERAVRKLVDTYSPRLYNLALRILRNPQDAEDAVQETFITALDKLDQFDGRAELSTWIYRIGVNASLMALRKKRSQRRKEESIEVPEFEDIRSRELMDWNTDPARELLKTEMREVMETAIGKLPPKYRVVFVLRDLEGLSIAETSKALGLSAANVKVRLMRARLFLREALGQYFHESPKPQVQA